CCCGGCTCGGTGGCGCAGGTGCGCGAATGCGCGGCCCATCTCACGCGCTTTGCCAAGACCAGCGGCACGGCCGTGGTGCTGGTGGGCCATGTCACGAAAGAGGGCGCGCTCGCAGGTCCGCGTGTGCTCGAGCACATGGTCGACACGGTGCTGTATTTCGAGGGTGACACGCATTCGAGCTTCCGCCTCGTGCGTGCCATCAAGAACCGCTTCGGGGCCGTGAACGAGATCGGCGTGTTCGCGATGACCGAGCGCGGCTTGAAGGGCGTGGCCAATCCGAGCGCGATCTTCCTGAGCCAGCACGCCGAGCCGGTGCCCGGCAGCGTGGTGCTGGTCACGCTCGAGGGCACGCGGCCGATGCTGGTGGAAATCCAGGCGCTGGTCGACAACGGCGGGCCGAGCCCGCGGCGCCTCTCGGTGGGCCTGGACCGCGACCGCCTCGCGATGCTGCTCGCAGTGCTGCACCGCCATGCGGGCGTGGCCTGCATGGACCAGGACGTGTTCGTGAATGCGGTGGGCGGCGTGCGCATCAGCGAACCCGCGGCCGACCTGGCCGTGATGCTGGCCATCACCTCGAGCCTGCGCGGCAAGCCGCTGCCCAAAGGGTTCATCGCGTTCGGTGAAGTGGGCCTGGCCGGTGAAGTGCGCCCCGCGCCGCGCGGGCAGGAGCGTTTGCGCGAAGCCGCCAAGCTGGGCTTCAGCATCGCGGTGGTGCCCAAGGCCAATGCGCCGCGCAAGGGCTCGAAAGAGATCGAGGGGCTGACCATCCACCCGGTCGAGCGCATCGAAGAGGCGATGGACGTGGTCCGCCGCCTCGATTGATTGATGGATGGATTGATCCTGCGGGCAAAAAAATGCCCGGCGCGCCTTTGACGCGCCGGGCCACCCTCCCTTTCCCCCGATGTGCAACGAGAACGCCGGTCCGCTGTCCCGCGTGGCCGTGTTCATCGTTTACTGGCGATCCGGGTTGCCGCCGCGATGGCCGTTGGCACTTGCCACACCGGCTTGTCGCGAACCCGCAACCTGGATCGCCTCTCCCTGAAAACTGTTCTTCGTCGATCCGTGGGATGAAATGTGCCGCCTGACGCTCCCGTGGCATGTGCATTTCGGGGCGAGTACCGTTTTTTGCCCCTGGTAGTAGCCACGGTCGATACAGCCAAAATCGCGCGCAGCCCCATATGCGAACTTTCGAATGCAACCCGCGCCTTGCCCCGTGGCCGCGATGAACTTGAACTGCGTTGGTATCAGCGCGCGCTACCGGAAGCCGCGCGGGTATCGATCGAGTCGCCGACTTTGCGACCCGTCGGCAAAACGCGCCGGCCGCATGACCGGGAGCCCCGTGGTCAGGCGGCGAACAGCCGGGCGGCGACAATGCGCGCCATGAATTTCCAGAAATTGCTGGTGCCCGTGGGCGGCATCGTTCTTCTCGCCCTGGCGTGGCGCAGCTACGGCTGGGCCGGCGTCGCACTGACCGGCGGCGTCATCGTGATGTTCCTGCTGCTGCACTTCAATCGCGCGATGCAGGTGCTCAAGCGGGCGGCCGACCGGCCGGTGGGCTACGTCGCCAGCGCGGTGATGCTCAACGCCAAGCTCAAGCAGGGCGTGACCCTGATGCACGTCATCGCCATGACCCGCGCACTCGGCGAACTGCGTTCGCCCGCCGATACGCAGCCCGAGCTCTACCGCTGGACCGACACGGGCGGCTCGTACGTCGATGCGGTGTTCAACGGCGGCAAGCTGCAGAGTTGGGAAATGACGCGGCCTGAGGTTTCCCCCGAAGAAGAAACGCCGGCCAGCTAGGCCGCAGCGGCCTTGCGGCGCGGCCGGCGCCACAGCGGATTCACCTTCGCGTGGTGGCGCACTTCCTTGGCGAACTCCGCGCACATGTGGGTCATCAGGTCGGCCGAGCGATAGACCAGGTAGACATCGAAGTCCGGCACCTCGTCGGTGATCGGCAGGCGCTCCAGCAGGCCGGGCTGCATCCGCACCGCGCCGGCGTCGTGGAACACGGTGTCCGACCACATGCTGACGAGGTCGGTCTGCGTGGCGAGCTGCAGGCCGAGCAGGTTCGACGCGCTCTGCACCATGCGCTTGGGCATCTCCAGCCCGTTCACGCGCATCGTTGACACCAGCGGGCTGCCGGGCTCGTCGATGGGGTCCAGCACCAGCCAGTCGGCCTCCAGCAAGGTGCGCAGCTTGCGCACCCGCCGCAACGGATGGCCGGTGCGCACCGCCACATGCATCGACAGCGAGAACAACGGCTCCCATTGAAAGACGTTGGTGCCCGGGCCGTTGCAGGTCGAGACCAGCGCCAGGTCGAGCCGGCCTTCGCGCAGCCCTTCGAAGAGCTGCTGCGGCCGTTGCTCGTAGGCGCGCAGCGCGACGTTGGGAAAACGCTGCCTGAACGACGCCATCGTATTGGGCAGCGGCCCGCCCGAGGCCACGGCGGTAAAGCCGATGTTGAGCTGCGCCTCGGCGTGCCCGCGGATCGCCTCGATGTCCTCGAGCGCGTGCCGCAGTTCCTGCTCGACCAGGCTGGCGCGCTTGACCAGCGCCGTGCCGTAGGCCGTGAGGTTCACGCCGCGCGTGGTGCGCAGCATCAGCGTCACGCCGAGTTCGCGCTCCAGTTCGGCGATCGTCTTGGACAGCGCCGGCTGCGTGATGTGCAGGCTGCGCGCCGCTTCATGGATGCTTCCGTTCTGGGCGACCGCCAGCAGAACGCGCAGTTGTTGCAGCTTCATCGTGCCTCCGTGATCCCCGGGGAACCCCTTGGGGGATTCCATTTGGTTATCAGCATGAAAATATGTGATTCTGCGCTGGCGCGCTTTGCCTGAATACTCCGCCGCAAATCCTGTTCGTGGAGTCGATTCGATGAGTGAAGCCGCTTTGCCCGCAAGCCAGATGCGCGGCGCCCCTCCGGCCGCCGCCGGGCCGTCTTCCCACGCCGCAGATGCCGCAAATGGCACGGATGCCGTGCAAGCCAAGGGCAAGCAAAGCCAGTTCCGCCTGATCGCCGCCTGTTCGCTGGGCAATGCGCTCGAGATGTACGACTTCACCGTCTACAGCTTCTTCGCGCTCCTGATCGGCAAGCTGTTCTTCCCGTCGGACAGCCCTTACGGCTCGCTGCTGCTGGCCGTGGCCACTTTCGGCATCGGCTTCGTGATGCGGCCGCTGGGCGGCGTGATCATCGGCAACTACGCCGACCGCAAGGGACGCAAGGCCGCATTGACGCTCACCATCGGCCTGATGGTGGCCGGCACGCTGTGCATCGCGCTCGCGCCCACGTACGTCTCGGCCGGTGTGTTCGGCTCGCTGATGATCCTGGCGGGGCGCCTGCTGCAGGGCTTTTCGCTCGGCGGCGAGGTGGGCGCCGCCACCTCGATGCTGATGGAGTCGGGCGGCATCCGGGGCCGCGGCTTTCGCGTGAGCTGGCAGCTCGCGAGCCAGGGCGTGGCGGCGGTGCTGGGCGCGCTCACCGGTGCGGCGCTGTATGCGGCGCTGCCGCAGGCCTCGCTCGAGAGCTGGGGCTGGCGCCTGCCTTTCCTGTTCGGCCTGCTGATCGCGCCGGTCGGCTTCTACATCCGCGCCCACCTCGAGGAAACGCACCGGGCCCGCAGCCACGAATCCAGCCCCATGGGCCAGCTGCTGCGCGAGCACGGCGGCACGGTGCTCAAGGGCATCTTCGCCACCACGGCAGGCACGGCGGCCATGTACCTGGTCGTGTTCTTCATGCCGACCTACATGATCCGCGTGCTGCACATGCCGCCGTCGCTGTCGCTGCTGTCGGGCTGCGCCACCGGCATCACGATGTTCGCGGTGGCGCTCCTGGCGGGCCGCCTGGCCGACAGGCTGCCGAACCGCAAGCCGCTGGTGATCGGCTCGCTGGTGCTCGGCGTGCTGGCCGTGTACCCGGCGTTCTGGCTCATCAACCACCACCCGAGCGTGCCGCTGGTGCTGTGCCTGTCGGTGCTGCTGACGGCGCTCGTGAATCTCGGAACCACGCCGTTGTTCCTGATGCTGCTCGAGATGCTGCCGATCGGTGTGCGCGCCAGCGGCATCTCGGTGATCTACAGCGTCGGCGTGACGGTGTTCGGCGGCTCCTCGCAATTCATCGTGACCTGGCTGCTCGCCACGACCGGCAACCCGATGTCTCCGGCCTTCTACATGATGGCCTGCGGCGTGCTGAGCATCTGTGCGGTCATGGGCCTGAACGCACGCCGGGTCGACTGAAATTTTTTCCCCTGCATCCAAGAACAACAGACCACCACATCCATGACCCGCGAACTCAGTCTCCAGACCACCCGGCTTTTGTCCCGATTGCTGCCGCAGGCCGACGTCGATACCCAGGCCTTCGTCGACATCCGCCGCCAGATCCACGCCAACCCCGAACTCGGCTTCGAGGTGAGTGCCACCGCCGAGCTGGTCGCCAACCTGCTGCGCGAATGGGGCTACGAGGTGCACACGGGCATCGGCAGGACCGGCATCGTGGCCCAGCTCAAGGTCGGCAATGGCACGCGGCGGCTGGGCATCCGCGCCGACATGGACGCGCTCCCCATCGTCGAGGCGACGGGCCTGCCGTATGCGAGCAAGAACCACGGCCGCATGCATGCCTGCGGCCACGACGGCCACACCGCCATCCTGCTCGCGGCCGCCAAGGCGCTGGCGAAGCGCCGCGATTTCGACGGCACGCTGAACCTGATCTTCCAGCCCGACGAAGAGAACCTCTGCGGCGCGCGCGCGATGATCGAGGACGGCCTGTTCGAGCGCTTTCCCTGCGATGCCGTCTACGCGCTGCACAACGCACCGGGCGTGCCGGTCGGCAGCTTCCTCGTGATCGAGGGGCCGGTCACGCTGTCTTCGGACGTGGCGGACGTCACGATCAAGGGCGTGGGCGGGCATGGCGCCATGCCGCACCTCTCGCGCGATCCCGTGCCGGCGGCGGCCGCCGTGGTGACGGCCCTGCAGACCGTGGTGGCGCGCAACGTGACGCCGGGCGACACGGCCGTCGTGTCGGTCGGCTTCATCCGCGGCGGCGCCACGCACAACGTGATTCCGCAATCGGTGGCACTCGGCCTCAATGTGCGGGCGGCGCGGCCCGAAACGCGCGCGGTGGTCGAAGCGCGCATCCGCGAGATCGTGAGCCTCACCGCGCAGGCCCATGGCGTGGAGGCGGAGATCGATTACCGCCAGCTCGTGCCGCCGGTGGTCAACACCGCGCCCGAGTGCCGGCTGATGGCGCAGGTCTGCGCCGAACTTGTCGGCGCAGAGCACGTCGTCACCGAGGCGCCGAAGGGCTTTGCGGGCAGCGAGGACTTCGCCTGGATGCTCGCCGAGTTGCCGGGCTGCTATCTGCTGCTCGGCAACGGGGAGGGCCAGTTCGGCGGCTGCATGGTGCACAACCCCGGCTACGACTTCAACGACCAGGTGCTGCCACTGGGCGCGGCCTGCTGGGTGCGGCTCGCGCAGACCTATCTGGTCGCCTGAGCGCTTTCGATCAGAACGGCGCGTCTTCCTCTTCCTCGGCGGCATCGGCCGGGGTCGTGGTGGTGGGCGCTGCTGCTTTGGCGGCGGGCTTCGGTGCTTCGTCCGCCGGTGCCGCGCTGAACGCCGCCTCGCCGCCCAGCGCATCGAGCAGCGCCGGCACGAGCTGGCCGAGCTCGCCGGTGGCGATCGCCACGTCGGCGTCGTAGTTGTCTTCCTTCTTGCCGCCCGCCGCGCCGTCGCCTGTGCCCTCGAGGAACACGATCTTGCGGATCAGCATGCCGTGCGTGAGCTCGAACGACACGCGGTCGTCCCAGGTGAGCGCCAGACGCGTGGGGCGCTTGCCGTCGGTGATGTGCTTCTGCACTTCCTCGATATCGAGCGGGTGCTTGGCGTAGCGCACCACGGCCTTCGAATCATCCGAGGCCTTGAGCTCGCATTCGCGGTCGATGGTGAAGCCGGCCGGCGGCTCCTGCGTCAGCAGCCAGTTGGCCATGGCGGCGGCCGGCTCGATCTGCGTGTTGATCAGCGCCACCGCAAAGCCGTCGAGCGACTTCACCAGGCTGGTGACCACTTCGTCGGCGCGCGAGGCGTTGCCGCTGTTGATCACGAGGCGGTTCTCGGCCTTGTCGATCCACACCGCCACGCGCGCACTGCGGGTGAAGGCCATCGGCAGCAGCTCCAGGGTGATGTCTTCCTTGAGCTCCTTCTTTTCCTTCTTGCCGGGCTTGCGGCCGGTGGTGGCCTCGATCTGCGCGCAGCGTTCGTCGAGCTTGCGGCGCACCACGGAGCCGGGGACCTGCTTGCTCTCGATCATGTATTCGACGAGCCACTGGCCGTCGATGGATTCGACCAGCGGGCCGCCGGCTTCGCCGCGGGGCTCGGCCCAGCCGGCGGACTTTTCCTGCGAGGGGCCGCAGGGCTCGAAGCGGTGCTTGCCCAGCCCCTCTTCTGCCTCGGCCAGTGATTGGGACCAGGCAGGTTCGATGCGATAGACGATGACGTTCTTGAATACGGACACGGAAACCCTTTTTCCACTGGTTTGCACAACCGGCCATTGTCGGGCACCCGGTTCCGGGCTCGGCCGTAAAATCGAAAGCTTTTGCGACTTCCCCCTCTGTCGCACCCCCACACCGCTCCCAAAGGAATCAGGAAATGAGCTCGATCCCCCCCTCGCTGGACGACCGTGACGGCAAGATCTGGATGGACGGCGAACTCGTGGACTGGCGCGACGCCAAGATCCACGTGCTGAGCCACACGCTGCACTACGGCTGCGGCGCCTTCGAGGGCGTGCGCGCCTACAAGACAGCGGACGGCAGCACCGCCATCTTCCGCCTGGCCGAGCACACCGAGCGCCTGTTCAACAGCGCCAAGATCCTGCGCATGAAGATCCCGTTCACGCACGAACAGCTCAACGAAGCGCAAAAGCAGGTGGTTCGCGAGAACAAGCTCGAGAGCTGCTACCTGCGCCCCCTCATCTGGATCGGCTCCGAAAAGCTCGGCGTGAGCCCCAAGGGCAACAAGATCCACGCC
This region of Variovorax sp. RKNM96 genomic DNA includes:
- the radA gene encoding DNA repair protein RadA, which encodes MAKDKSLFVCSECGGTSPKWLGKCPSCGAWNTLIEQVAGSNAPANNRFGTQFSPLAGVSELATLSEIEATDIARTPTGIDELDRVLGGGIVSGGVTLIGGDPGIGKSTLLLQAVDALQRAGQNALYVTGEESGAQVALRSRRLGLDHSQVQVLAEIQLEKIIATLDATRPAIAVIDSIQTVYSDQLTSAPGSVAQVRECAAHLTRFAKTSGTAVVLVGHVTKEGALAGPRVLEHMVDTVLYFEGDTHSSFRLVRAIKNRFGAVNEIGVFAMTERGLKGVANPSAIFLSQHAEPVPGSVVLVTLEGTRPMLVEIQALVDNGGPSPRRLSVGLDRDRLAMLLAVLHRHAGVACMDQDVFVNAVGGVRISEPAADLAVMLAITSSLRGKPLPKGFIAFGEVGLAGEVRPAPRGQERLREAAKLGFSIAVVPKANAPRKGSKEIEGLTIHPVERIEEAMDVVRRLD
- a CDS encoding glycerate kinase — translated: MRAMNFQKLLVPVGGIVLLALAWRSYGWAGVALTGGVIVMFLLLHFNRAMQVLKRAADRPVGYVASAVMLNAKLKQGVTLMHVIAMTRALGELRSPADTQPELYRWTDTGGSYVDAVFNGGKLQSWEMTRPEVSPEEETPAS
- a CDS encoding LysR substrate-binding domain-containing protein, with translation MKLQQLRVLLAVAQNGSIHEAARSLHITQPALSKTIAELERELGVTLMLRTTRGVNLTAYGTALVKRASLVEQELRHALEDIEAIRGHAEAQLNIGFTAVASGGPLPNTMASFRQRFPNVALRAYEQRPQQLFEGLREGRLDLALVSTCNGPGTNVFQWEPLFSLSMHVAVRTGHPLRRVRKLRTLLEADWLVLDPIDEPGSPLVSTMRVNGLEMPKRMVQSASNLLGLQLATQTDLVSMWSDTVFHDAGAVRMQPGLLERLPITDEVPDFDVYLVYRSADLMTHMCAEFAKEVRHHAKVNPLWRRPRRKAAAA
- a CDS encoding MFS transporter — encoded protein: MSEAALPASQMRGAPPAAAGPSSHAADAANGTDAVQAKGKQSQFRLIAACSLGNALEMYDFTVYSFFALLIGKLFFPSDSPYGSLLLAVATFGIGFVMRPLGGVIIGNYADRKGRKAALTLTIGLMVAGTLCIALAPTYVSAGVFGSLMILAGRLLQGFSLGGEVGAATSMLMESGGIRGRGFRVSWQLASQGVAAVLGALTGAALYAALPQASLESWGWRLPFLFGLLIAPVGFYIRAHLEETHRARSHESSPMGQLLREHGGTVLKGIFATTAGTAAMYLVVFFMPTYMIRVLHMPPSLSLLSGCATGITMFAVALLAGRLADRLPNRKPLVIGSLVLGVLAVYPAFWLINHHPSVPLVLCLSVLLTALVNLGTTPLFLMLLEMLPIGVRASGISVIYSVGVTVFGGSSQFIVTWLLATTGNPMSPAFYMMACGVLSICAVMGLNARRVD
- a CDS encoding M20 aminoacylase family protein — translated: MTRELSLQTTRLLSRLLPQADVDTQAFVDIRRQIHANPELGFEVSATAELVANLLREWGYEVHTGIGRTGIVAQLKVGNGTRRLGIRADMDALPIVEATGLPYASKNHGRMHACGHDGHTAILLAAAKALAKRRDFDGTLNLIFQPDEENLCGARAMIEDGLFERFPCDAVYALHNAPGVPVGSFLVIEGPVTLSSDVADVTIKGVGGHGAMPHLSRDPVPAAAAVVTALQTVVARNVTPGDTAVVSVGFIRGGATHNVIPQSVALGLNVRAARPETRAVVEARIREIVSLTAQAHGVEAEIDYRQLVPPVVNTAPECRLMAQVCAELVGAEHVVTEAPKGFAGSEDFAWMLAELPGCYLLLGNGEGQFGGCMVHNPGYDFNDQVLPLGAACWVRLAQTYLVA
- a CDS encoding recombination-associated protein RdgC, whose protein sequence is MSVFKNVIVYRIEPAWSQSLAEAEEGLGKHRFEPCGPSQEKSAGWAEPRGEAGGPLVESIDGQWLVEYMIESKQVPGSVVRRKLDERCAQIEATTGRKPGKKEKKELKEDITLELLPMAFTRSARVAVWIDKAENRLVINSGNASRADEVVTSLVKSLDGFAVALINTQIEPAAAMANWLLTQEPPAGFTIDRECELKASDDSKAVVRYAKHPLDIEEVQKHITDGKRPTRLALTWDDRVSFELTHGMLIRKIVFLEGTGDGAAGGKKEDNYDADVAIATGELGQLVPALLDALGGEAAFSAAPADEAPKPAAKAAAPTTTTPADAAEEEEDAPF